The window GATTCGCGGTTGAACAGCTTCTTCGACCACAGGTAGCCACCGAGCGCGATCACGACACACCAGCCGACCGCCATGGCGCCGTTGTTCCCGATCGGCGTGCCCATCAGCAGGCCGCGCAGGGTCTCGATGAGCGGGGTGAACGGCTGGTACTCGGCGAACCAGCGCAGCACCGTGGGCATCGAGTCGGTCGGGACGAAACCGCTGCCGAGGAACGGAAGCAGCACCAGCGGCATGCCGACGTTGCTGGCCGCCTCGACGGTCTTGCTGGCCAGGCCGAGCGCGACCGACAGCCAGATGAAGGCGAAAGCCATCATCACCAGGACACCGACGACGGCGAACCAGTCGCCGACACCGGCCGAGGGCCGGAAGCCGATGGCCAGGGCGACACCGAGGACCGCCGTGATGGCGAGCATGGTCTGGATGAGACTGCCGACGACGTGTCCGGTGAGGACGGACACGCGGGCGATGGCCATGGTGCGGAACCGGTCGACGATGCCCTCGGTCATGTCCATGGCGACCGAGATGGAGGTGCCCTGGACCGCTGAGGAGATCGTCATCAGGATGATCGCCGGGGTGACGTAGTTGAGGTACTCGGCCCGTCCGCCTGCCGCGCCGCCGATCCCGGCGCCGAGAGCGCCGCCGAAGACGTAGACGAACAGCAGCAGGAAGACGATCGGCATCCCGATCAGCAACACCGTCATCGACGGGTAGCGCAGCATTCGCTTGAGGTTGCGGCGAAGCATGGTCGCCGAGTCGGTCAGGGCGTAGACCATCGGCTTCTTGGCCGTGTTGATCGCGGTGCTCATCGGGAGGCCACCTTCTCGTTCTTGGGGTTGCCGGTGAGGGCGAGGAAGACGTCGTCGAGGTCGGGGGTGTGCACGCTCAGTGAGTCGACCTCGACGGCCGCGCCGTCGAGCCGGTCGATCAGGGCCTTGAGCGAGCGCAGGCTGCCGTCGTGCGGCACCCGCAAGTCGAGCGCGTCGCCGTCGCGGGACACCTGGCCCAGGGCGCGCGCGGCGGATTCGAGGTCACGGACCTCGGCGAACCGCAGCAGGACGTGGCCGCCGGGGATGCGCCGCTTGAGCTCGTCCGCGGTGCCCTCGGCGACGATCTTGCCGTGTTCGAGGACCGCGATCCGGTCGGCGAGTTCGTCGGCCTCCTCCAGGTACTGCGTGGTGAGGAAGATGGTGACGCCGCCCGCCACGAGGTCGCGGACGATCTGCCACATACCGCGGCGGCTGCGCGGGTCCAGGCCCGTGGTCGGCTCGTCGAGGAAGATCACCTGCGGCGACCCGACCAGGGTCATCGCGAGGTCGAGCCGTCGCCGCATCCCGCCGGAGTAGGTCGACGCCGGCTTCTTCGCCGCTTCGACCAGGTCGAACTGGTCGAGCAGTTCGGCGACGCGGCGCCTGCCCGCCGCCCGGCCGAGGTGGTGCAGGTCCGCCATCAGGATCAGGTTCTCCTGACCGGTCAACAGGTTGTCGACCGCGGAGAACTGGCCGGTGACACCGATCGCCGCGCGGACCGCGTCGGGGTCGGCGGCCACATCGTGGCCCGCGACCGTGGCGGTGCCGCCGGTGGCGCCGATCAGGGTGGACAGGATCTTGACCGTGGTGGTCTTGCCCGCGCCGTTGGCGCCGAGCAAGGAGAAAACGGTTCCCCGCCGGACATGCAGGTCGATTCCGTCGAGCACGACGTGGTCGCCGAACGATTTGCGCAGTCCGGTGGCCGTGATTGCGGATTGGGTGCTGGACATGGGTGGATCCCCCTCTTCGATAGATCAGGAACGGCGGACGGTGATGTCGCCGTAGGAGGTGTGGGCGCGGACCTCGACGGTCTCCTCGGACTTCTCGGGCCCCTGGCTGACGTCGTCGAGCGACTTGTGGACGCGCCCGTGCCCGGTGTTCAGGTCGAGCCAGGCGGCGGTGCCATCGGCGACGCCGATCTCGAGGTCGCCCGTCGAGGTGGTCAGCACGACCACGCCGCGGGCGACCTCGCCGACGCGGATGCTTCCGTTGGCGGTCTTGGCTTCCACCCTGGCGTCGGCCCGGTCGACGGAGATGTCGCCGTTGGCCGAGCGCACCTTCAGCTCACCGGTGACCGTGCCGATCTCGGTGTTGCCGTTGGAGTTCTTGATGACCGCGGCGCCGCCGATCTCACCGACGCGGATGCGCCCGGTGCCGGTGGCGATCTCGGCGTTGCCCGCGACCGTGTCGACGGTGACGTGGCCACCGGAGGTGTCCAGGCGCAGCGCGCCGGTCCGGTCGAGCCGGAAGTGCCCGACCGAGGTCTTGAACCGGCAGTCGCCCAACACACCGGTGCTGTGGACATCGGCGACCGACAGGTCACTGTGGACCTGCGAGCCGGTGGGAAGTTCGATCAGCACGTCGACCGACCGGGTCTTCTTGGAGAAGTCGAGTGCGCGGGACTTCGGCCCGCGGACAACCAGGGTGCCGTCGGCGTACTCGACGCGGGTCTTCTCCGCGGCCTCCACATCGGAGGCGTCGGACCCGTCGGTCGGCCGCACCTCGACGACAGTGTCTCTCCGGTCGGTCGCGACGATCCGCACGTCCCCGACGGAGAGTTCGATGGTGACGGAAATGGGTTCCGCGGTGGCGAAAGTAGGCATGGCTGTCCCCTCATAAGGTGTCGGAAGAACATCCCCGCTGGTCGGGGCGTTGGAGAGAGTTGGAAGAAAGCGAGTGTGGGTGTCGGCTAGCGCGCCCAGCCGGTGTAGCGCTGCGCACCGCGCTTGCCGCGCCGGTCGGGGCCGGGCTCGCGGTCGGCGCCCTGCAGCGCGGTCGAGGCGGCCCGGACCAGCCACGCGTTGACCGAGCGGCCCTCCTTGCCCGCCGCCTCCTCGATCGCGGCCTTGAGCTGTTCCGGAAGGCGCACGTTGATCCGCGTCACCGGGCCGTCGTCGAAGCCCGCCCCGGCGTCGTCGACCGGCAGCGCGCCGCGGTCCGCGGTGTCCTCGACCGGGTGCTCCACCTGCGCGGGCGTCACCACGAAGTTCGGGTCGCGTCCACGCAGCCGCACCTGGACCGACCCGGGAGCCAGGTCGCGGGTGATCTCGTCGGCGGCGGCCGACAACGCCTCAAGCAAGGTGAGCCGAATCGCCGACTCCATCGACACGGTCAACCGCTCGATCAGAGCGCCGGCGTCCCCACCACCGGTCTCGGCGACCGTCAGCAGCTCACGACCGAGCGAATCCACATACGGTGTCAGGTCCATGGCACCACTATGGCACCTCGTGGCACCACATGCAAGTCAGGTTGGCTCAGGACGGCGTCAATGTGGCTCAGGGCTGGTCGGAGTGGCACCTCAGTCCTGGTCGCGGCCCCGCCACGCGGCGAGGTTGAGGACCACACCGCCCAGGGTGGCCAGACTCGCGAGGACGATCACCACCACGTGGGCCTGGCGGGCGTCGTCGAGCGCGACATCGCTGACGCGGCCGTCGGTGACCTCGTAGCGCACCTTGACCCGCTCGCCGACGTGGTGGGCGGAGCCGGTCTCGGCGATCTTCGCCACCTCGGTGCCGTTTGGGCCCGGGTAGGACACGACCACCGAGATGCTGCGCCCGCTGGCGGTGCGCTCGGTCACGGTGCCCTCGGCGCTCGGCCAAGTCTCCCGGTCGGTGGCCGTCCGGATCGTGAACACGAGCGCGTACGTCGCGACGAACAGCAGCAGGACGGCCATCGATCGGCCCACACTGGATCTCAGCTTCATCGTGATGACCCCTTCGCCCCACCGTCACGAACGGCCGCAGCGTAGGCGGATGGTCGACAGCGCCACAACGGTCCCGGAAGCGTCACCGCCGTGCGCCCTGGCCGTCAGTCCTTTTCGGACAGCAGGGGTTCGAAGCGGCGGTAGGCGTCGAAGTTGGTGAAGTGCCGCGAGTAGAGGTCGCCGCCGCGGGTCAGATCCTCGTCGAGGGCGGGCGCCACATCGAGCACCTCCTTCACCGACAAGGTGATCACCTCGCCGAGTTCGTTGCGGTGGCTGCCCGCCTCGCCGGCGGCCCGCACCCGGACGGCCTCACGCGCCTCGTCCTCGGTGCGCGCGTAGACGAGGACGACGTCCTCCCGGTAGAGCGTTTGGTAGTCGGGCGAATCGCAAGTCGATTCGTAGAGGACGACGGCGACGAACGGTTTCTCGGTGACCATGGTTACGTCCCTACCACAAAATTCGGCACCCCATCGATCGCGGGATTCAAAGTCACCGTAACGGTGATATCGACGGTGTCCCGGTGGATCAATCCGACTGCCCGCGCACCGGGCGGTCGACGGTCCATAGCCAGGCCTTATGGCACCAATCCTCTAGGTGTGTCCCCCCTGAGAAGGGAAGACTCCGTGGGTCGATTCCTCGGCCCATCAGGTCGAGGTGGTGCCAAGGAGGCGGAATGTTCGGACGAGGCATGGCGGTCGGCGCGACTTGCGCGGCCCTGATGTTGACGCTGGCGGGAACGGCCGCGGCGCACGAGTGCTATATCGCCAACCGGTCGGAGAAGGGCAACGCTGGAGCTACGCATTCCGCGAACTGGACCACCCAGACCGTCGCGGGTTTCGTCCAGAGCCCGGGATTCCCGCCCGGTGTGGATCCCGACTGTTTCCTGGCGTACTGGCTGGGCCACGGGGGACCGGCGAGCTTCACCGTCCGCACCAACAAGACCATCGGCTCGGGCAGCAGCAACCCCAACCTGGGCAACGGGTCCGGCCTCGAGCACATCGAGACGGCGTGGGGCGCGTTGTTCGGCGAGGCACTGGGCGCCTGCGCGCTCTGAGCCAAGCCTGACGAAGATGGGATCGCGCCCAATACCCCGGGCGCCTGAATCTCAAACATAGTGAATGGCTATAGCTTCATTGTCGCGTTGTTCACGGGCCGTCGAATAGCCATCGGGCTGACTGGCAAATGGCAAAGCGTTTCGTCGGGTATTTCCTCTCCCGATTCGCTGCGAGGGTCCTTTCCACCCCGGGACGACGGTTCTCGGGGAGGAAGGACAACGAATCGATGAAGGTAAAAGCCCTGCTCGTAGGTGTTCTGGCAGTGACCGCGGCGACCGTGACCGCCTTCAGCGTTTCCGGCGCCGCGAATGCCGCGCCGACCGGAGATGTTCAGCCGTTCATCGTCGGCGGGGGAAACGCGACGGAGACCTACAGTTTCATGGTGTCCCTGCAGAATGACGCGGGCAGGCACTTCTGTGGTGGCTCGCTGATCAAAGCCGACTGGGTGGTGACCGCGGCTCACTGCGTCGAGGGCAGTGAGGCGAGTGAGATCCAGGTCAGGGTCGGCACGATCGACCACACCACCGGCGGTCAGACCGCCAAGGTCGACAAGGTGATCGCGCACCCGAAGTACCAGGGTGACCACGACATCGCGCTGCTCAAGCTGAGCAGCTCGGTGACGGAGGCGCCGATCGCCCTCGCCGCGTCGGCGGGGGAGACGGGGACCAAGACACGCATCATCGGCTGGGGCCAGACCTGCCCGGTCAAGGGTGGCTGTGGCGCGCCGGAAACCCTGCAGGAGCTCGACACGTCCATCGTCGCGGACACCGAGTGCGAGCAGGGGTTCAACGAGGCGAACGAGCTCTGCACGGACAACCCCGGCGACAAGGCGGGCGCGTGCTACGGCGACTCCGGCGGTCCGCAGATCAAGAAGGTGGACGGCAAGTGGGAGCTGGTCGGCGCGACCAGCCGCGCGGGCGGTCAGACATCCGACTGCGCGGTCGACCCGTCGATCTACACCGACGTCACCGCGTTCAAGGCGTGGATCGACGAAACCATCGCGGGCGGGTCCAGCTGACCTAGGCCTGAACCGTGACGGTCCCTTTGCGACGGGAGGCGTCACAAGGGGACTCCGATCTGACGATCGGGGTCCCCCTTGGCCGTTCCCGCCCCGTCCACTACTGACAAAAGGGGCGACCGCGTCGACTGCTGGATATGGTGGCTTGACGCTCATACTTCCAAGGGAGACGTCGGTGGAGTTCGGTGGGCAGATTCGCGATCCACACGAGTGGCTGCGGGAGCAGGAGCAGCGCACCGCCGCGATGTTGACGAAGGCGCAGGACGCGCAGGTCAGACTGGCTGAGAACTCGGTCACCCTGGCGAGCCCGGACCAGGCGGTCACCATCACTGTCAACCCGGGTGGCGGGATGACCGCCCTGTCGTTGTCGCCGGACGCCGAGCGGATGGGCCACCGGCAGTTGGCGGGCCTGATCTTCACCACCTACAACCAGGCCGCCCGTCAGGCGGCCACGCGGACCATGGAGATCATGTCCGACCTGGTCGGCGGCGACTCCGAGGCGCTGGACCTCGTCCGTCAGGCCATGCCCGCGGCGCCGGAATCCGACGAGCGACCCAGCGGGCGACCGGACACCGGACTCGACGATGACGAGGGCTTCCAAGGCTTCCATGGCGACGGCGACCGGCGATGAGCGCGCCGGGCTACGAGATCAAGGACTCGGTGTCGCTGTCCGCGCACGCGGGCAAGGTCGCGGGCGTCGCCGACGGAATCCGCGAGGCCAACACCGCGGGCGGCCAGGTCGGGCTCGGCGGTGTCGAGGCGTACGGCCTGCTGTGCTCGCCGCTGATGATTCCCGCGTTGCAGGTATTCCAGGGCGACATGGACGAACTGCTGCGGAGCGCGTCCGATCTGGCCGGTGGGCTGTCCGACGGGATCAAGCAGACGATCACCGACTACGACGAACTCGAGCGACGACTGAAGGCACATTACGACTCATTCGGGGAGCCCAGTTGAGCGCGGACGACCTGATCGCGAAAGCTGACGGACCAAGCCGTTTCGCTGGCTCCGGCGGCGTCGAGTCGGTCGCCAACCTGGTCCACGACCTTGGTGACGACTCGAACTGGCAGGAACTCGCGATCGACGGGGCGATGATCGGACTCGACGCCCTGTCCATGGTGATGAACCCGCTCGGCGAACTGGTGAAAGTCGGGGTCGGCTGGCTGATCGAGCACATCGACTTCATCCGCGAACCGCTCGAGGTGCTCACCGGAGATCCCGGCCAGGTCAAGGCGATCGCCGAGACCTGGGAGAACATCGCGAAGCGGTTGGACGAGATGACCACGGAGTACCAGACCGCGATGTCGCTCACCGAGGGCTGGAGTG is drawn from Actinokineospora alba and contains these coding sequences:
- a CDS encoding ABC transporter permease — encoded protein: MSTAINTAKKPMVYALTDSATMLRRNLKRMLRYPSMTVLLIGMPIVFLLLFVYVFGGALGAGIGGAAGGRAEYLNYVTPAIILMTISSAVQGTSISVAMDMTEGIVDRFRTMAIARVSVLTGHVVGSLIQTMLAITAVLGVALAIGFRPSAGVGDWFAVVGVLVMMAFAFIWLSVALGLASKTVEAASNVGMPLVLLPFLGSGFVPTDSMPTVLRWFAEYQPFTPLIETLRGLLMGTPIGNNGAMAVGWCVVIALGGYLWSKKLFNRESAR
- a CDS encoding DUF3592 domain-containing protein, whose amino-acid sequence is MKLRSSVGRSMAVLLLFVATYALVFTIRTATDRETWPSAEGTVTERTASGRSISVVVSYPGPNGTEVAKIAETGSAHHVGERVKVRYEVTDGRVSDVALDDARQAHVVVIVLASLATLGGVVLNLAAWRGRDQD
- a CDS encoding DUF4288 domain-containing protein yields the protein MVTEKPFVAVVLYESTCDSPDYQTLYREDVVLVYARTEDEAREAVRVRAAGEAGSHRNELGEVITLSVKEVLDVAPALDEDLTRGGDLYSRHFTNFDAYRRFEPLLSEKD
- a CDS encoding DUF4097 family beta strand repeat-containing protein, with amino-acid sequence MPTFATAEPISVTIELSVGDVRIVATDRRDTVVEVRPTDGSDASDVEAAEKTRVEYADGTLVVRGPKSRALDFSKKTRSVDVLIELPTGSQVHSDLSVADVHSTGVLGDCRFKTSVGHFRLDRTGALRLDTSGGHVTVDTVAGNAEIATGTGRIRVGEIGGAAVIKNSNGNTEIGTVTGELKVRSANGDISVDRADARVEAKTANGSIRVGEVARGVVVLTTSTGDLEIGVADGTAAWLDLNTGHGRVHKSLDDVSQGPEKSEETVEVRAHTSYGDITVRRS
- a CDS encoding ribbon-helix-helix protein, CopG family, with translation MDLTPYVDSLGRELLTVAETGGGDAGALIERLTVSMESAIRLTLLEALSAAADEITRDLAPGSVQVRLRGRDPNFVVTPAQVEHPVEDTADRGALPVDDAGAGFDDGPVTRINVRLPEQLKAAIEEAAGKEGRSVNAWLVRAASTALQGADREPGPDRRGKRGAQRYTGWAR
- a CDS encoding ATP-binding cassette domain-containing protein; the encoded protein is MSSTQSAITATGLRKSFGDHVVLDGIDLHVRRGTVFSLLGANGAGKTTTVKILSTLIGATGGTATVAGHDVAADPDAVRAAIGVTGQFSAVDNLLTGQENLILMADLHHLGRAAGRRRVAELLDQFDLVEAAKKPASTYSGGMRRRLDLAMTLVGSPQVIFLDEPTTGLDPRSRRGMWQIVRDLVAGGVTIFLTTQYLEEADELADRIAVLEHGKIVAEGTADELKRRIPGGHVLLRFAEVRDLESAARALGQVSRDGDALDLRVPHDGSLRSLKALIDRLDGAAVEVDSLSVHTPDLDDVFLALTGNPKNEKVASR
- a CDS encoding S1 family peptidase, with protein sequence MKVKALLVGVLAVTAATVTAFSVSGAANAAPTGDVQPFIVGGGNATETYSFMVSLQNDAGRHFCGGSLIKADWVVTAAHCVEGSEASEIQVRVGTIDHTTGGQTAKVDKVIAHPKYQGDHDIALLKLSSSVTEAPIALAASAGETGTKTRIIGWGQTCPVKGGCGAPETLQELDTSIVADTECEQGFNEANELCTDNPGDKAGACYGDSGGPQIKKVDGKWELVGATSRAGGQTSDCAVDPSIYTDVTAFKAWIDETIAGGSS
- a CDS encoding YbaB/EbfC family nucleoid-associated protein, with translation MTLILPRETSVEFGGQIRDPHEWLREQEQRTAAMLTKAQDAQVRLAENSVTLASPDQAVTITVNPGGGMTALSLSPDAERMGHRQLAGLIFTTYNQAARQAATRTMEIMSDLVGGDSEALDLVRQAMPAAPESDERPSGRPDTGLDDDEGFQGFHGDGDRR